DNA from Polyodon spathula isolate WHYD16114869_AA chromosome 46, ASM1765450v1, whole genome shotgun sequence:
ataaaatgacgagcatgcgcagtgagtcgtcctgataaatgtagtttttagcgctagagaatgtagttcataaaatgacgagcatgcgcagtgagtcgtcctgataaatgtagtttttagcgctagagaatgtagttcataaaatgacgagcatgcgcagtgagtcgtcctgataaatgtagtttttagcgctagagaatgtagttcataaaatgacgagcatgcgcagtgagtcgtcctgataaatgtagtttttagcgctagagaatgtagttcataaaatgacgagcatgcgcagtgagtcgtcctgataaatgtagtttttagcgctagagaatgtagttcataaaatgacgagcatgcgcagtgagtcgtcctgataaatgtagtttttagcgctagagaatgtagttcataaaatgacgagcatgcgcagtgagtcgtcctgataaatgtagtttttagcggtagagaatgtagttcataaaatgacgagcatgcgcagtgagtcgtcctgataaatgtagtttttagcgctagagaatgtagttcataaaatgacgagcatgcgcagtgagtcgtcctgataaatgtagtttttagcgctagagaatgtagttcataaaatgacgagcatgcgcagtgagtcgtcctgataaatgtagtttttagcggtagagaatgtagttcataaaatgacgagcatgcgcagtgagtcgtcctgataaatgtagtttttagcggtagagaatgtagttcataaaatgacgagcatgcgcagtgagtcgtcctgataaatgtagtttttagcgctagagaatgtagttcataaaatgacgagcatgcgcagtgagtcgtcctgataaatgtagtttttagcggtagagaatgtagttcataaaatgacgagcatgcgcagtgagtcgtcctgataaatgtagtttttagcgctagagaatgtagttcataaaatgacgagcatgcgcagtgagtcgtcctgataaatgtagtttttagcgctagagaatgtagttcataaaatgacgagcatgcgcagtgagtcgtcctgataaatgtagtttttagcgctagagaatgtagttcataaaatgacgagcatgcgcagtgagtcgtcctgataaatgtagtttttagcgctagagaatgtagttcataaaatgacgagcatgcgcagtgagtcgtcctgataaatgtagtttttagcgctagagaatgtagttcataaaatgacgagcatgcgcagtgagtcgtcctgataaatgtagtttttagcgctagagaatgtagttcataaaatgacgagcatgcgcagtgagtcgtcctgataaatgtagtttttagcgctagagaatgtagttcataaaatgacgagcatgcgcagtgagtcgtcctgataaatgtagtttttagcgctagagaatgtagttcataaaatgacgagcatgcgcagtgagtcgtcctgataaatgtagtttttagcggtagagaatgtagttcataaaatgacgagcatgcgcagtgagtcgtcctgataaatgtagtttttagcggtagagaatgtagttcataaaatgacgagcatgcgcagtgagtcgtcctgataaatgtagtttttagcggtagagaatgtagttcataaaatgacgagcatgcgcagtgagtcgtcctgataaatgtagtttttagcggtagagaatgtagttcataaaatgacgagcatgcgcagtgagtcgtcctgataaatgtagtttttagcggtagagaatgtagttcataaaatgacgagcatgcgcagtgagtcgtcctgataaatgtagtttttagcgctagagaatgtagttcataaaatgacgagcatgcgcagtgagtcgtcctgataaatgtagtttttagcggtagagaatgtagttcataaaatgacgagcatgcgcagtgagtcgtcctgataaatgtagtttttagcggtagagaatgtagttcataaaatgacgagcatgcgcagtgagtcgtcctgataaatgtagtttttagcgagaatgtagttcataaaatgacgagcatgcgcagtgagtcgtcctgataaatgtagtttttagcggtagagaatgtagttcataaaatgacgagcatgcgcagtgagtcgtcctgataaatgtagtttttagcggtagagaatgtagttcataaaatgacgagcatgcgcagtgagtcgtcctgataaatgtagtttttagcggtagagaatgtagttcataaaatgacgagcatgcgcagtgagtcgtcctgataaatgtagtttttagcggtagagaatgtagttcataaaatgacgagcatgcgcagtgagtcgtcctgataaatgtagtttttagcgctagagaatgtagttcataaaatgacgagcatgcgcagtgagtcgtcctgataaatgtagtttttagcgctagagaatgtagttcataaaatgacgagcatgcgcagtgagtcgtcctgataaatgtagtttttagcgctagagaatgtagttcataaaatgacgagcatgcgcagtgagtcgtcctgataaatgtagtttttagcggtagagaatgtagttcataaaatgacgagcatgcgcagtgagtcgtcctgataaatgtagtttttagcgctagagaatgtagttcataaaatgacgagcatgcgcagtgagtcgtcctgataaatgtagtttttagcgctagagaatgtagttcataaaatgacgagcatgcgcagtgagtcgtcctgataaatgtagtttttagcgctagagaatgtagttcataaaatgacgagcatgcgcagtgagtcgtcctgataaatgtagtttttagcgctagagaatgtagttcataaaatgacgagcatgcgcagtgagtcgtcctgataaatgtagtttttagcggtagagaatgtagttcataaaatgacgagcatgcgcagtgagtcgtcctgataaatgtagtttttagcgctagagaatgtagttcataaaatgacgagcatgcgcagtgagtcgtcctgataaatgtagtttttagcgctagagaatgtagttcataaaatgacgagcatgcgcagtgagtcgtcctgataaatgtagtttttagcgctagagaatgtagttcataaaatgacgagcatgcgcagtgagtcgtcctgataaatgtagtttttagcgctagagaatgtagttcataaaatgacgagcatgcgcagtgagtcgtcctgataaatgtagtttttagcggtagagaatgtagttcataaaatgacgagcatgcgcagtgagtcgtcctgataaatgtagtttttagcgctagagaatgtagttcataaaatgacgagcatgcgcagtgagtcgtcctgataaatgtagtttttagcgctagagaatgtagttcataaaatgacgagcatgcgcagtgagtcgtcctgataaatgtagtttttagcgctagagaatgtagttcataaaatgacgagcatgcgcagtgagtcgtcctgataaatgtagtttttagcgctagagaatgtagttcataaaatgacgagcatgcgcagtgagtcgtcctgataaatgtagtttttagcgctagagaatgtagttcataaaatgacgagcatgcgcagtgagtcgtcctgataaatgtagtttttagcgctagagaatgtagttcataaaatgacgagcatgcgcagtgagtcgtcctgataaatgtagtttttagcgctagagaatgtagttcataaaatgacgagcatgcgcagtgagtcgtcctgataaatgtagtttttagcgctagagaatgtagttcataaaatgacgagcatgcgcagtgagtcgtcctgataaatgtagtttttagcggtagagaatgtagttcataaaatgacgagcatgcgcagtgagtcgtcctgataaatgtagtttttagcgctagagaatgtagttcataaaatgacgagcatgcgcagtgagtcgtcctgataaatgtagtttttagcggtagagaatgtagttcataaaatgacgagcatgcgcagtgagtcgtcctgataaatgtagtttttagcgctagagaatgtagttcataaaatgacgagcatgcgcagtgagtcgtcctgataaatgtagtttttagcgctagagaatgtagttcataaaatgacgagcatgcgcagtgagtcgtcctgataaatgtagtttttagcgctagagaatgtagttcataaaatgacgagcatgcgcagtgagtcgtcctgataaatgtagtttttagcgctagagaatgtagttcataagacgagcatgcgcagtgagtcgtcctgataaatgtagtttttagcgctagagaatgtagttcataaaatgacgagcatgcgcagtgagtcgtcctgataaatgtagtttttagcgctagagaatgtagttcataaaatgacgagcatgcgcagtgagtcgtcctgataaatgtagtttttagcggtagagaatgtagttcataaaatgacgagcatgcgcagtgagtcgtcctgataaatgtagtttttagcggtagagaatgtagttcataaaatgacgagcatgcgcagtgagtcgtcctgataaatgtagtttttagcggtagagaatgtagttcataaaatgacgagcatgcgcagtgagtcgtcctgataaatgtagtttttagcggtagagaatgtagttcataaaatgacgagcatgcgcagtgagtcgtcctgataaatgtagtttttagcgctagagaatgtagttcataaaatgacgagcatgcgcagtgagtcgtcctgataaatgtagtttttagcgctagagaatgtagttcataaaatgacgagcatgcgcagtgagtcgtcctgataaatgtagtttttagcgctagagaatgtagttcataaaatgacgagcatgcgcagtgagtcgtcctgataaatgtagtttttagcgctagagaatgtagttcataaaatgacgagcatgcgcagtgagtcgtctctctgtctgcgctgggctctctgtctgcgcagggctctctgtctgcgctgggctctctgtctgcacagggctctctgtctgcgcagggctctctgtctgcgctgggctctctgtctgcgctgggctctctgtctgctctctgtctgcgctgggctctctgtctgcgcagggctctctgtctgcactgggctctctgtctgcgctgggctctctgtctgcactgggctctctgtctgcgcagggctctctgtctgcactgggctctctgtctgcgctgggctctctgtctgcacagggctctctgtctgcgctgggctctctgtctgcgctgggctctctgtctgcgctgggctctgtgtctgcgcagggctctctgtctgcgctgggctctctgtctgcgctgggctctctgtctgcACAGGGCTCTGTGTCTGCGCtgggctgtctgtctgcacaggGCTCTTTGTCTGAGCTGGGCTCTGTGTCTGcgctgggctctctgtctgcACAGGGCTCTTTGTCTGcgctgggctctctgtctgcgctgggctctctgtctgcACAGGGCTCTCTGTCTGAGCTGGGCTCTCTGTCTGCACAGGGCTCTGTGTCTGcgctgggctctctgtctgcACAGGGCTCTGTGTCTGCGCTGGGCTGTCTGTCTGCGCAGGTAATGCAAGCAGCCCAGCCTTTAATCACAACACAGAGTCATGAATTTCCAACAGAACCGTGTCTTTATTCATGATAAACAAGAGTGAAGACATTAACACACCTCTTAAACTGTAGTGTGACGCACAATGCAACGCTCATTCATATTGACGCTGCGCTGATGatagtgatattattattattattattattattattatttattattattattattattattatcattagtgTAAATTTAATTTAGCCTTGGGTTGACGTGGCAGCTGCCCGAGCACTCCGAGGAGCGCCCCCCCCCCCGGTGCGATCACACTGCGCAAATTCTCTTCCATCTCCTGCTCTCTTTCTATCACCGCTCTTACTGCTTCCATAGGGCTGTCACACTCCGCTCCGATCAGCCCCCCAGCTACCCCTCCTACTACCCCTCCTATCGCCGCTGCTACCCCCACCACTGCCGCGGGTCTTGTCCAATTTAGCAACCCTGTACCTGCTAGGATATTAACAGCCTTGACCCCGGCCTTGACCCCCAGCATCAGCCCCAGCCCCACTCCCACTGCCGCCCCGGCCAGCACTGTCAGCATCTTCTTTATAAAGCCGTTGCACCTCTCTGCCTTTTCTCTGGCTCGTCTCTCGCACTCTCTCTTCGCCGCGgccagctcctccctctctctcctgaGCCCGGCTCTCTCCTCCTCCGCCCTCCTCTCTtcctgctccctctccctctcccgccGCTCCTCGCgctcctccatctctctctctctccggctCACCTCCTCTTCTCTCGCTCGGATGGCTGCCTCCCACCTGCGTctcgcctcctcctcctctctctccttcgcTCTCCTCTCCCGCTCTCCTTTCATTGCAGTTTCAGCCTGAACACATAATGTGAGACCGGACCACAGCGttaagaactacagctcccagcatgcctcgccATTGctgcgggtgcagaggcatgctgggagccgtaGTCTTAACCAGCAAGCTCCTTCTATAGGgaaacttttggccttagctaCATATACAATACCTCTGTTTTACCTGCTCCAGCTCCTCTCTGGACCGCTCCAGCCTCTTCCTCTCCTCTGccacctccctcctctctctctccctctccgccTCCATCCTTTCCCGCTGCTCGCGTACCGCCCTCTCCCTCTGCCTCATCCCCGCCTCCCTCTGCTggatctcctcctcctccctgcgtATCTCCGCCTGCCTCTCCCTgactctcctctctgtctcccgAGCGATCGCTGCCTCCGCCTCCCGGTACATCTCGTTGGTGTAGcagcctcctcctcttcctcctcctcctcctcctcccgcgCCCTCCAGCATGGCGTCGATCTTCCCCAGCAGCCCCCGGACCTGGTTGCGGTTTCCCGTGTTCCCGTTGTCAAAGGCGTGGCAGCGGCCCCCGCACTTCTCCACCAGCTCCTGGAGGCGCGGGTTCTGCCTCACGAACTCCTCGAGGGGCTCCCCTCCCAGCTCGTCCCCGTGGGTGAACAGAACCAGGGTGTGCCTCCAGGCCTCCTCGCTGAACCTCTCCTGGATCTGCTGCACCGTTTCCCCCTCATGCTCCGTGTAGCGCCCCACCGGCATCACCAGCAGGAAGGCGTGGGGCCCTGGGGCGCACAGGGAGACGCAGCGCGCGATCTCCCGGTCAAACTCGTCTTTGGGGAGCTGGGTGTCGAAGAATCCCGGGGTGTCGACCACGTACAGGCGCCGACCCCTGACCTTCACAGAGCCCTTCCGACATTCCCGGGTCACGGAGCAGGAGGCCGTGTGGGAGTCAAACTCCTTGCTGCCCAGGATGGTGTTTCCAGAGGCGCTCTTCCCAACCCCGGTCTTCCCGAGCAGCACCATTCTCAGTTCAGAGGGGCGAGTGGGGGGTCCTGAAACAGAGAacaatgcagagagagagagagagagagagagagagagagagagagagagagagagagagagagagagagcgctgggGTCAATTATAATTGGAATTCCAATTCAATTACAGCTGACATTCTGATTCCAATTCCAAACGCGCgtttgccaagtccgcttataaaaACAAGCGGGATTGGGCTTGTTTCTAGAGAGCTCCCAGAGGGGGGCGCTGTAGTGAATATATACAGCAGAGACATGCATACCAGCGCCCAGAGGCGTCGTGGTAAACAAATACCGCATTTGGCAGAGTTGAACAGATaaattgaacagataaacatgaacagatatgTTTGTTATTGAgaccccccctgccccccccccgcCTCAGGTGCTGTTCGTGTCGAAACAGCTACAGACCCCGACGCTGGGCTTGTTCATGTAAGCGGCAGGGCtgccagatttctgcagtttCTAGCCCAAAGTCACAACATAGTCCAGTGTGCGTCTAAAGACAGAGCAGAAACGACTAAGCTGTATCCCTTATATAAGACGTTACTAAATTAAAAAGCGAGCGAACGCCGATTATCTGCGTATAACTCCGCCAGCGCCCTGTTTACTGTTTGAATTGCGCCGTACATCGCTGGCTGCGCGATAGATGGCGCGTTTCCAAGGTAAACACGGGAGCGTTCGAACCGCGTAGCAACAGCAGGGGCGGTGACGTCACAGCGTTCCAACGAGGATTCCCTTTTGAAGAAGTTTTATTTCGGCTCTGAACCCAACCAGAAAATAACAAGAAAGTACCCCGTGTAGCCCAGCCGGGTCCCGCTTCAGCTAAACCCCATCACACTGAGTTTTTGAGATCAGGAATTATCTTTAGTCACTACAGcgactttaaaaataaacaagcagctcACCCATTTTGCAGCGAGACTTCCCCTCTCGCTTCTCTCGTCTTCTCTTGAGCTTTCAGAT
Protein-coding regions in this window:
- the LOC121306208 gene encoding GTPase IMAP family member 4-like → MGPPTRPSELRMVLLGKTGVGKSASGNTILGSKEFDSHTASCSVTRECRKGSVKVRGRRLYVVDTPGFFDTQLPKDEFDREIARCVSLCAPGPHAFLLVMPVGRYTEHEGETVQQIQERFSEEAWRHTLVLFTHGDELGGEPLEEFVRQNPRLQELVEKCGGRCHAFDNGNTGNRNQVRGLLGKIDAMLEGAGGGGGGGRGGGCYTNEMYREAEAAIARETERRVRERQAEIRREEEEIQQREAGMRQRERAVREQRERMEAERERERREVAEERKRLERSREELEQAETAMKGERERRAKEREEEEARRRWEAAIRAREEEVSRREREMEEREERREREREQEERRAEEERAGLRREREELAAAKRECERRAREKAERCNGFIKKMLTVLAGAAVGVGLGLMLGVKAGVKAVNILAGTGLLNWTRPAAVVGVAAAIGGVVGGVAGGLIGAECDSPMEAVRAVIEREQEMEENLRSVIAPGGGALLGVLGQLPRQPKAKLNLH